The following proteins are encoded in a genomic region of Streptomyces lunaelactis:
- the pspAA gene encoding PspA-associated protein PspAA has product MIVRIMGEGQLKVADSHFAELNKLDNELLAEMESSDGPGFRRTFHALLEKVRELGEPLPDDSLEPSELILPAPDATLEDVREMLGDDGLIPG; this is encoded by the coding sequence GTGATCGTACGGATCATGGGGGAGGGTCAGCTGAAGGTGGCGGACAGCCACTTCGCCGAACTCAACAAGCTCGACAACGAGCTGCTGGCCGAGATGGAGAGCAGTGACGGCCCGGGCTTTCGCCGGACTTTCCACGCGCTTCTGGAAAAGGTCCGCGAGCTCGGCGAGCCCCTGCCGGACGACTCCCTGGAGCCGTCCGAGCTGATCCTGCCGGCTCCTGACGCGACCCTCGAGGACGTACGGGAGATGCTCGGCGACGACGGTCTCATCCCCGGCTGA